The DNA sequence GCGCTGCTCGCGCAGCGCCTGCGCCAGCTCGCGTCCCGACAGACCGGGATTGGTGGCGCGCGCAGTCTGCGCGGTGGTCATGCCGCGCGGGCTCAGTCCGGCCTTGCCGCGCGCCGACTGCGCGTGTCTGCGCGCCAGCGCCACCGCCCGGCTGGTATTGGCCACCACGGGTTTGGGTTTGCCGCCATTGGCACGCATCTTGGTGCGCGGACCGCCGGCCCGGGCGCGAGCCGTCGTCGCGGGTTCCCGTGTGGAACGCGCTTCGGGGGCCGTCCCCTGCTCGCCCTTGCAGCCGCAGCCACAACCCGAACGCTGTTCATCCTTCGAGCTTGCGGGAGTTGCCGACGACGCCTGAACGTCGGCCGCGGTGCGCGTGCGATCGGCCTGCGACACACCTGCCTTCCCGCGATGGGACATCGCTTCGCGTCGCGCGCGCGACGCTGCCCGTGCCTCGGGCATCATCGGCTGCGCCGCCCTTGACGACCGCGTTGAAACCGCAGAACGCGGCGTACTGGTACCGATAGCGCTCGCGGTGCTGGCCGCCGGACGAACCACCGGCGCGCTGGGGCTCGGGCTGGGGCGCACCGGAGCCCCGCCGCTGTGCGTGGATGTCTTCTTCAGTGCGGCCTTTCCAGCTTCGGAAAGGGCACGCCGCCGAGCCATGGAAGCCGCCCGTGCGCTGCTGCTGTGTGAAGGTCCTGCCATTTCAAACCCCGTCGCGTGGTTGCTCGAGTCCCGTTGCGCCGCGGTCACTGCCGAACCGGGCAGTGACCGCGTCCGATGCCGTCAGCCGCGGCCTTCGTACACCACGAAGGACGCACCCTGGGTCTGGGCATAGGCGTCGTAGCCCAGCAGCCGGATGTGGTGATCCGGATAGGCGCGGCGGCAGGCTTCGAGCTCGGCGACCACGTGGCCGAGGTCGGTATCGCCGAAGAACGGCAGCTTCCACATCGTCCAGTAGTGATTGAACGCCTTGCTCGGATGCTCGTGCTCGATCGCCGGGCTCCAGCCCTGGGCGATGATGTAGGCGATCTGCTCGTGCACTTCGTCCTGCGAAAGCTTGGGCAGGAAGCCGAAGGTTTCGAGCGTCTGGGCAGTCTGGTAGTCGCCCATTTCGTAACTGGTTGCCATGTTCGTAGTCCTCGTTTCGATTCGGTTACAAGTTCAGTGCGGAACAGGCGCGGCCTCAGCCAACGTCCAGCTTGTCCACGGTCTCGAACTCGAACACGATCTCTTTCCAGGTTTCCATCGCGATCGCGAGTTCCGGGCTGTGACGGGCGGCGTCGGTCAGGATCTCGCGCGCTTCGCGCTCGAGTTCACGGCCTTCGTTGCGTGCCTTCACGCAGGCTTCCAGCGCGACGCGGTTGGCGGCTGCACCGGCCGCGTTGCCCCAGGGATGACCCTGCGTGCCGCCACCGAACTGCAGCACCGAGTCATCACCGAAGATCGACACCAGCGCCGGCATGTGCCACACGTGGATGCCACCGGAGGCGACCGCGAACACGCCGGGCATCGAGCCCCAGTCCTGGTCGAAGAATACGCCGCGGGCACGGTCTTCCGGCACGAAGGATTCGCGCAGCTGGTCGACGAAGCCGAGCGTGGAGTTGCGGTCGCCCTCGAGCTTGCCGACGACGGTGCCGGTGTGCAGGTGGTCACCACCGGACAGACGCAGGCACTTGGCGAGCACGCGGAAATGGATGCCGTGCTTCGGATGACGGTCGATGACCGCATGCATCGCGCGGTGGATGTGCAGCAGAACGCCGTTCTTGCGGCACCACTTGGCCAGACCGGTGTTGGCAGTGAATCCCCCGGTCAGGAAGTCGTGCATGACGATCGGCATGCCCAGTTCCTTCGCGAACTCGGCGCGTTCGTACATCTGCTCGGGGTCCGGGGCGGTCACGTTCAGGTAGTGACCCTTGCGCTCGCCGGTCTCGGCCTGCGACTTCATCACCGCCTCGGCGACGAATTCGAAACGGTTCTGCCAGCGCATGAACGGCTGCGAGTTGACGTTCTCGTCGTCCTTGGTCAGATCAAGGCCGCCACGCAGGCACTCGTACACCGCGCGGCCGTAGTTCTTGGCGGACAGACCGAGCTTGGGCTTGATCGTCGCGCCGAGCATCGGACGGCCGTACTTGTTGAGCTTGTCGCGCTCGACCTGGATGCCGCTGGGCGGACCCATGCAGGTCTTGATGTACGCGATCGGGAAGCGGATGTCTTCCAGACGCAGGTGCTTCAGCGCCTTGAAGCCGAACACGTTGCCGACCAGCGAGGTCAGCACGTTCACGATCGAGCCTTCTTCGAACAGGTCGAGCGGATAGGCCACGAACGCGTAGAACGATTCCTTGTCGCCGGGCACGTCCTCGATTCGGTAGGCGCGGCCCTTGTAGTACTCGAGGTCGGTCAGCAGCTCGGACCAGACGGTGCTCCAGGTACCGGTCGAGCTTTCCGCGGCCACGGCTGCGGCCACCTCTTCGCGGGGGACACCGGGCTGACCGGTGACCTTGAAACAGGCCAGCAGGTCAGTGTCGAGCGGGACATAGTCCGGGGTCCAATACTTTTCCCGGTATTCCTTGACACCGGCTTCATAGGTCTTAACTGCCATGGTCGACTCCTGCTTCAATTACTGGATGGAAGTGCCGATCGAACCTGCGCGAAGTCTATGGATGCAACGCATAGCATTCCAATCGGTATTTTCTTCAGTTCGCATAGAGGATGATCTATGCAATGACCGCATGGAACTTGAGGAGATTACCGCGCCCCGGTGCTTTCGCCAAGCGCCGGGGGTACGCGGCTTGGAAACCGCGGGTGCGGTGGCAGCGTCCTGCTGATCCAATGAATGGCCGCGGCGTTTCGGATTGGGGCGAAACCGAATGCCGGGGTAAGCCGATTGTCCATCTATACTCGAGTGGCGGCGGCAACGGGACCATGGAGGTGCCACTATGAATCTGGCGCACACGCTGAAGGCGTTTCTGGACCATCGCGGCGTGCAATACGAAATCGTGGGCCATCCGCACACCGCATCGGCAAACCGATCCGCGGAGGCGGCGCATGTGCCCGGCGACGCGCTGGCCAAGGGCGTCGTAGTCGAGGACTCGGGGCGGTACCTGCTCGTCGTGCTGCCGGCGACTCGCCGCCTGAAGCTTGGGCGGCTGCACCATGCGCTCGGCAGCCATGTCGGGCTCGCCACCGAGCCGGAAGTCGCCGAACTGTTCGCGGACTGCGAAGCCGGAGCGGTGCCGGCGCTGGGTACAGCCTATGGCCTGGAAACCGTGCTCGACGACGCGATGGCGGCGCAGGACGAGGTCTTCATCGAGGGCGGAGACCATGAATCGCTGATACGGCTGCGCGGCGAGACCTTCCGCAGTCTGCTGGGCGACGTCCGCCAGGGCGATTTCAGCGTGCATATCTGAGCAGGCCCGGGCGGGTACCGAGCCTGCGCCAGCAATCGAGCATTGGGGCGGGCAGCGCGGCGCTGTTGCCCCCCTTTGCCTTTGCCGGGCGTTTATGCAATAAAGGCGTAACGCTACCGGAGATTCCGGCGCAGGTAGCACGAATCCGATCGACACGGCGGCCCGCGCTTGCGTGGGCCGTTTTTTGTTCGCGCCAGACTTCTAGAGGCCACCCCAACATGACCGAGCGACCGACGCTGACCCTTTCGTCCCTGGATCTGCACCGCATCGAGCAATTGCTCGATGCCCTGTCGCACGATGCGTTGCAGGCGCACGCTTCGCTGCTCGAAGAGCTCGAACGGGCCAACGTGGTGGAGCCTGGCGAGGTGCCGCCGACCGTGGTCACGATGAATTCCACCGTTCGCTTCCGGACCGAACCGGACGGCAAAGAGTTCGAGCGCACGCTGGTCTACCCTGCAGGCTTCGACGGCAGTCCGGAAAAGGTCTCGGTGCTGGCCCCCATCGGCAGCGCGATGCTGGGGCTTTCCGTGGGTGACAGCATCGAATGGCCGGCGCCCCGCGGCGGCACGATGACGGTACGCATCATGGAGATCCTCTACCAGCCGGAGTCCTCCGGCGAATTCCACCGCTGACGCCCGCCGCAGGCCGGTGCCATCGCGGGCAAGCACCATCGGCGCAGGTCCTCGATCGCGTTCCGACAAGCCCCGGCGGGCACGACCGAACGCGAGTGCCACCCAGACCGTCAGGCCGCTGCACTGAATTGCGGCCTGACGTCAGAAGCGCATCTCGGCAGCCAGCCCCACGGCCCAGGCTTCCCGGCGGTCGGGATCGTCGTCTTCACGCGGCCAGAAATAACCGACGATTACCTCGCCGAGCAGCCAGTCGCGGTAGACCGGCCGCCGGTAGATACCGCGGACACCGTACTCCCGCACGCTGACATCGTACCCGGTCTCCCCGTTCGCCAGCAGGTCAAAGGACAACTCCCGCTGTTCGGGAAAGGTATGCAGCGTTCCCAGGGCCGTGGCCCAAGCGAAACCATCGGTCTCGGTGCTGATCGTGGCCGAGTTGCGCCATCGGAACGCGAAATCGTCGGCGAACGCGTAGCCATAGTCGAGCGCGGTGGTCGATCCCAGACCGTCACTGACGGCCAGAAAGATCGTCTCGGTGAACTCGATCCGCGACTGCTCGGTCAGCCACCAGCCCTTCTGGTACCGGGCCTGGCCGTACAGCTTGTATCCGCCGCGAACCCCCGCACGCAGACTGACGTTGTCCCGCAAAAAATAGCCGACCCCGGCAAAGAACGTCGAATCGTCCGTGCGGCTCTCCGGCAACAGCAGTTGCGAGCGCCGGAAGGTGTCCGGCTGATCGGTCACCAGCTCGGCCTCGTTGTCGCGGCCCAGGAACACGAACGCGCGCTCGTCGACATTGGGCATCGTGACATCGAGCCGAAACCGCACTCGGGCCTTGAATCCCTCGTCCTCACGCTGCAGGCCTCGAACGTAGATGCTGCCGCTGACCTCGCCCCCGGATTCATCGAAGGGCTTGTCGCCGAACCAGCCGTCGACTCCCCGCACCAGCCAGTTCGCCGTCGCATCGACCCCGCGCCGGGTTGTCTCCAGCCATTCCCGCCGGGACCCGTCGTCCTCCGGCTGCCGGGGCACAGCGACGTCGGGGTCCCCCTCCAGCTCGACTGGGTTCTCCGCGATCTCGTCGGCATCATCGTCGGGGGCATCTGCCAATACCGGCACCGCCAGGGACAGGCCAACCGCGATACCCAAGATCCACTTCCGCATATTCGGCATCCACCGCCCCCTTCACCCCGGCCAGCAACTCTTCAGCTTAAACCGCGCATGACATTCGATCCAAGGCCCAGGATCCGCCTGAACGCCGGCCGCCGGAGCCGACAGCAAGCAGTGCGTTCACCATGGCCATATCCGCACCCCTCACTCCGACTCCGGCGACGGCGGAAAGCGCCGATCGAATGCCTGCACCGGCAACGGCTCAGAGAACAGAAACCCTTGCATCCATCGGCAGCCGTGCGCAATCAGAAACTCGCGCTGCCCCTGCGTCTCCACACCCTCCGCAATCACCTGCATGCCCAGATCGCGCGCCACCGAGATCGCCGCCAGCGCGATCGCCACGTCGTCCGGATCATCCGGCAGATCCCGGACGAAGGAACGATCGAGCTTGAGCCGGTCCAGCGGCAACCGCTTGAGGTAGGCAAGGCTGGAGTAGCCCGTACCGAAGTCGTCCAGTGCCAGCGTCAACCCCATCCCCGTCAGGTCCTGCAGTCGTTGCGTCAGTGACGGCGAATGGTCCATCAACGCACTTTCGGTAATCTCGAGCACAATCCTGCGTGGATCGGCACCGGTCTCGGCAATGACCTGTGCGACCCGGTCCGTGAAATCGGGTCGAGCAAACTGCAGCGCCGAGATATTGACCGCCACCGAAAGCTGCTGCCGGCCCCGTTCACGCCAGTGCGCCTGCTGCGCAAACGCGCTGCGCATGACCCAATCGCCGATCGGGATGATGAGCCCCGACTCCTCTGCGACCGGAATGAATTCGCCCGGAAGCATCGGTCCGCGTTCCGGATGCTGCCAGCGCAGCAGCGCTTCCACGCCTACCAGCGCCCGGGTTTCGGCGTCGACCTGCGGCTGGTAGTGCAGTGTGAACTCGTCGCGGTCGAGCGCACGCCGCAACCCGCTCTCCAGCTGCAACCGTCTCAGCACCCGTACATTCATTTCATGAACGAAGAACTGGAAGGTGTTGCGGCCCGCGTCCTTGGCACTGTACATCGCGGTATCGGCGTGCTGCAGCAAGGTATCCACGTCCGTGCCATCGGCCGGGTAGACCGCAATGCCGATGCTGGCCGACAGTGTCAGTTCGTGGCCGTCGACGACCATCGGGCGCGCCAGCACGTCCAGCATCTTGCGTGCCACTGTACCGGCGTCGTCGGATCGCGGCAGGCGTGGCAACAAGGCCACGAACTCGTCGCCACCGAGCCGTGCCAGCAAATCCTCTTCGCGCATGCACGACTGGAGACGACGCCCGACCACCGCCAGCAGCCCGTCGCCGACACGATGGCCCAGCGAATCGTTCACTGTCTTGAACTGGTCGAGGTCCAGGAAAAGCACTGCCATGCAGTCACCATGACGTTGCGCAACCTGCAGCGCCGAACGCGCGCGCATTCGCCACAGGTTCCGGTTCGGCAAGCCGGTCATCGAGTCATAATGCGCGAGCCGCTGAATGTCCTGCTCGGCGCGTCGCGCTGCCGTCACATCCTGCGCGGTCCCCAGTAGCCGCTGCAGGCGCCCGTCCTTCCACTCACTCTCGACGACGACATGCACCACCGAAGCCGCACCCGGATGCCGCAGCACGCAATCCAGTTCGATGGCGCCGGCCGTCGTTTGCAGACGCTTGATCGCGGTCTCCAGGCGTCTGGCGTCACTGGCCTCGAATGCTGCCAGCAAGTGTCGCGGTTCGAATCGCTCCGCGTCCGGCAACGGGAGCAATGCACGTAAGCCGTCCGAGCACCGGAGCAACCCATCCTCCGCCTCCTGCACCCAGCTGCCGAGGTGCGCGATCCGCTGTGCCCGTGCCAATGCATCCTGTTGCTCCCGAAGGTGTCGGGTGGTTCTGGCCAGTTCGGCGGTGCGTTGCTCCACCAGCGTCCCGATCCTCCGCGTCTGGCCGGAAGTGATCAGCAGAAAGGCGCCGAGCAGGCCCGTGGATACCAGGCCGATGGTCAAGGTCGCATAGGCAACCCAGGTGCGCCGTTCGCGCAGGAACGCATCGTCCGCCACCACGCGGAGTTCCCACTGCCGCCCAGCGAACGGGACCGGGAATCTCAGTGACAGCGGAGCGCTCTCCAGCGCTTCCGTGGCGCAGGCCGCCGCCCCGGTGAGGAGCTCGTTACCGGGTGCTGCATCACGATCCAGCAGGCAGGCACGCAGATCCTGCGCGAGCGAATCGCCGATCACCGCATCCATCAGATCATCCATGCGAAAAGCTCCGCTGACCAGGCCGGGTGGATCACCGTCGATGCCGGAAACCGCGTGGTAGACCACTACACCCCGCTGGGCCTGGCGCTCCTGTGTCAACTCGAACGGCGCACTCACGGCCGGGCGGCCATCTGCCAGCGTGGCATCGATGGCTTCGCGGGCAGGCGAAAACGACGCCGGATTCAACCCGAGCACGTCACGATTCCCTTCGAGCGGCTCGACGTGCAGGATCGGAAAGTACGTTTCCGCCTCCGCTGCAGGCGTGACACGTACATCGGTTT is a window from the Thioalkalivibrio paradoxus ARh 1 genome containing:
- a CDS encoding EAL domain-containing protein, with the translated sequence MMRVSLPGSIALAAAYAIAGWVALQVAVPPYSVSQVFPPAGIALSALLIFGTGVWPGVAAGAAMVQLLASDDAGVSSLPILLAAPVGATVQALLGYWLAQRLIGFPNPLDTGRSIILFLLVVAPVSTLVNASVAVPALMLGGVISLPDAFFSWWNWWLGDSLGVIVAAPLMFVLFGRPRSVWRPRLFTVALPLLITLGLTMLAFQGIRDAEQHRIEQQFAREAEGVATLTAKRLDAQIDMIVAIERLVSHDPAHTAADFRRFVRPLLDRQPGTQNFTWNPRVRADERADLERAASQSIPGYRILDRVAETDVRVTPAAEAETYFPILHVEPLEGNRDVLGLNPASFSPAREAIDATLADGRPAVSAPFELTQERQAQRGVVVYHAVSGIDGDPPGLVSGAFRMDDLMDAVIGDSLAQDLRACLLDRDAAPGNELLTGAAACATEALESAPLSLRFPVPFAGRQWELRVVADDAFLRERRTWVAYATLTIGLVSTGLLGAFLLITSGQTRRIGTLVEQRTAELARTTRHLREQQDALARAQRIAHLGSWVQEAEDGLLRCSDGLRALLPLPDAERFEPRHLLAAFEASDARRLETAIKRLQTTAGAIELDCVLRHPGAASVVHVVVESEWKDGRLQRLLGTAQDVTAARRAEQDIQRLAHYDSMTGLPNRNLWRMRARSALQVAQRHGDCMAVLFLDLDQFKTVNDSLGHRVGDGLLAVVGRRLQSCMREEDLLARLGGDEFVALLPRLPRSDDAGTVARKMLDVLARPMVVDGHELTLSASIGIAVYPADGTDVDTLLQHADTAMYSAKDAGRNTFQFFVHEMNVRVLRRLQLESGLRRALDRDEFTLHYQPQVDAETRALVGVEALLRWQHPERGPMLPGEFIPVAEESGLIIPIGDWVMRSAFAQQAHWRERGRQQLSVAVNISALQFARPDFTDRVAQVIAETGADPRRIVLEITESALMDHSPSLTQRLQDLTGMGLTLALDDFGTGYSSLAYLKRLPLDRLKLDRSFVRDLPDDPDDVAIALAAISVARDLGMQVIAEGVETQGQREFLIAHGCRWMQGFLFSEPLPVQAFDRRFPPSPESE
- a CDS encoding form I ribulose bisphosphate carboxylase large subunit; this encodes MAVKTYEAGVKEYREKYWTPDYVPLDTDLLACFKVTGQPGVPREEVAAAVAAESSTGTWSTVWSELLTDLEYYKGRAYRIEDVPGDKESFYAFVAYPLDLFEEGSIVNVLTSLVGNVFGFKALKHLRLEDIRFPIAYIKTCMGPPSGIQVERDKLNKYGRPMLGATIKPKLGLSAKNYGRAVYECLRGGLDLTKDDENVNSQPFMRWQNRFEFVAEAVMKSQAETGERKGHYLNVTAPDPEQMYERAEFAKELGMPIVMHDFLTGGFTANTGLAKWCRKNGVLLHIHRAMHAVIDRHPKHGIHFRVLAKCLRLSGGDHLHTGTVVGKLEGDRNSTLGFVDQLRESFVPEDRARGVFFDQDWGSMPGVFAVASGGIHVWHMPALVSIFGDDSVLQFGGGTQGHPWGNAAGAAANRVALEACVKARNEGRELEREAREILTDAARHSPELAIAMETWKEIVFEFETVDKLDVG
- the rnk gene encoding nucleoside diphosphate kinase regulator, producing the protein MTERPTLTLSSLDLHRIEQLLDALSHDALQAHASLLEELERANVVEPGEVPPTVVTMNSTVRFRTEPDGKEFERTLVYPAGFDGSPEKVSVLAPIGSAMLGLSVGDSIEWPAPRGGTMTVRIMEILYQPESSGEFHR
- a CDS encoding aminoacyl-tRNA deacylase; the protein is MNLAHTLKAFLDHRGVQYEIVGHPHTASANRSAEAAHVPGDALAKGVVVEDSGRYLLVVLPATRRLKLGRLHHALGSHVGLATEPEVAELFADCEAGAVPALGTAYGLETVLDDAMAAQDEVFIEGGDHESLIRLRGETFRSLLGDVRQGDFSVHI
- a CDS encoding ribulose bisphosphate carboxylase small subunit: MATSYEMGDYQTAQTLETFGFLPKLSQDEVHEQIAYIIAQGWSPAIEHEHPSKAFNHYWTMWKLPFFGDTDLGHVVAELEACRRAYPDHHIRLLGYDAYAQTQGASFVVYEGRG